DNA from Pseudomonas mendocina:
CCGGATAGCCTCCGGGCTACAGACATACGCTCTGCTCGGCGTACTCGCCCTGCTCACCGGCTGCTCTACCTTTGGCGGCGGTGGCAGTGGCGCCAGCGAAAGTGGCAAGGCGTCCTACTATGGTGATCGCCATCATGGACAGAAGACCGCCAGCGGCGAGCGCTTCAACCAGAATGCGCTGACCGCCGCACACCGCAGCCTGCCCTTCGGCACCCGAGTGCGCGTCACCAATCTGAACAACGAGCGCAGTGTGGTGGTGCGCATCAACGACCGCGGCCCGTTCGTGCGCGGGCGCGTCATCGATGTCTCTCGCGCCGCCGCTGAGCGCCTGGACATGCTGCGCGCCGGCGTGGTGCCGGTACGCATCGAAGCACTGGACTGATACGAGGATGCAAACGCAATGAGCGACACACATGACCAAGGCTTGAAAGTCCGCCGCGAGGTGATGGGCGACGCCTTCGTCGACCGCGCCCTGGGTAATGCCACCGAATTCACTCAGCCGTTGCAGGATTTCGTCAACGAGCATGCCTGGGGTGGCGTGTGGACGCGCAGCGGCCTGCCGCGCGCGACCCGCAGCCTGATCACCCTGGCCGCACTGACCGCGTTGAAGTGCCCGCAGGAGCTAAAAGGCCACGTGCGTGGCGCCCTGAACAACGGCTGCACCGTCGAGGAAATCCGCGAAACCCTGCTGCACTGCGCCGTTTACGCTGGCGTGCCAGCCAGCATCGACGCCTTCCGCGCCGCCCAGGAAGTCATCGAGGAATATCAGAGCAAATGAAACGCAGGGCAGGTACGACCGCCATTAGCACGCTGGCGGGTTACCCCTGCCCTACGCCCGATCCTAGATCCACCCGCCCCACTGCAGGATCAGCAGGCCGATATTGGTGGTGACCACCGCCGCCAGCGTGGTGATCACGATGATCGCCGCAGCCAGCTCATGGTTGGCACCGACGGCACGCGCCATGACGAAACTGGCCGCTGCCGTCGGGCTGGCGAAATAGAGGAAGAGAATCGCCAGGTCGGCATCACGAAAGCCCCACAACCAGGCCCCCAGCGTCGAGATCAGCGGCAGCCAGACCATTTTCATCAGGCTGGAGCCGACGGCGACGCCACTGCTGCGGCGCAACGAGTTGAGGCTGAGCGTACCGCCGATACAGATCAGCGCCAGCGGTAGGGTCATCTGCGCGAAATACTGCCCTGAGGTCATCAGCCAGGCTGGCAGCGGAATCTGCCAGTAGGCGAAGGGAATCGCCGCCAGCACACCGATGATCAGCGGATTGGTCACAATGCTCTTGCTGATGGCCAGCACACCGGTCTTCGCACCCGGGCTGTAGATGGCCAGGACGATGGCCGAGAGCACGTTGTAACAGAGGATCACCACGCCACCGAGCACCGCGCCCAGCGACAGGCCGTAGTCGCCGTACATGCTAGTGGCCAGCGCCAGACCGACGATACCGTTGTTACCGCGAAACGCGCCTTGGGTGTAGATACCGCGGTCGACGTGCGGCACTCGCCAGATCGCCCATGCCCAGGCGATGGCGAAGCACACCAGCGTGGCGATCACGAAGAACAGCAGCAACTCGGGTTGCAGCGCCGCACTCAGGTCGGCCTTGACGATGCCGATGAACAGCAGGGTCGGCATGGTGCCGCGAAACACCAGGCTGGACGCGGTTTCGATGAAGGCGTTGTCGATCCAGTGCAGGCGCTTGAGAGCCACGCCGAGAAACAGCATGGCGAATACGGGTGCAGTAATGGCGAGGGTTTGCTGGATGACGGCGAACATCACGGCACCGAAAGGTCGTCTGACAACCTATGTTAGCCGGCTAAGCATTTTCCGGCTATGGGCAATCATCGCGGCGGCCCAGGATTCAGGCGCTCTGGGCTATGGTGGACTCAGCGCGCATCGCCAGCCGCTCGTAGCGCAAGTAGGGTGAACCGGGTCGCCGGCCGCTCGTAGCGTAGCGAACAGTCCACCGAGTCCTCGCAGCTCAGGTCACAGCGTGCCAGCGCAACACCAGCAGCGTACTGCTTCGTGACGACGACATGCATGCGGGAGGTGGAACGACGCAGGCAACCAAAGCCGAGCACGCCCTACTCGTTATGAGCCGCTCGCCAAAAGCCTCAGCGGCGAACCGGGCGCTTCTGCAACTTGCGCTGCAGGGTACGGCGGTGCATGCCCAGGGCGCGGGCTGTCGCAGAGATATTGCCTTCGTGCTCGGCCAGAACACGCTGGATATGTTCCCACTGCAGGCGATCCACCGACATCGGGTTTTCCGGTACCAGGCTATCCAGATCGGCATGCTCGGAGAGCAGTGCAGTCAGCACATCATCGGCATCGGCCGGCTTGCACAGGTAGTTGGCGGCCCCGCGCTTGATCGCCTCAACCGCAGTGGCAATGCTGGAATAGCCAGTGAGAAGCACCACGCGCATTTCGGCGTCCAGCTCCAGCAGCTTGGGCAGCAGCACCAGGCCAGAGTCGCCCTCCATCTTAAGATCCACCACCGCGTAATCGGGCAGATCCTCCTTGGCCAGCGCCAGGCCTTCTTCGGCGCTGGACGCGGTGGACACGCGCAGACCGCGACGGCTCATGGCGCGCGCCATGACGC
Protein-coding regions in this window:
- a CDS encoding septal ring lytic transglycosylase RlpA family protein — encoded protein: MATRSPDAIREFSLPRIASGLQTYALLGVLALLTGCSTFGGGGSGASESGKASYYGDRHHGQKTASGERFNQNALTAAHRSLPFGTRVRVTNLNNERSVVVRINDRGPFVRGRVIDVSRAAAERLDMLRAGVVPVRIEALD
- a CDS encoding carboxymuconolactone decarboxylase family protein — its product is MSDTHDQGLKVRREVMGDAFVDRALGNATEFTQPLQDFVNEHAWGGVWTRSGLPRATRSLITLAALTALKCPQELKGHVRGALNNGCTVEEIRETLLHCAVYAGVPASIDAFRAAQEVIEEYQSK
- a CDS encoding AEC family transporter, producing the protein MFAVIQQTLAITAPVFAMLFLGVALKRLHWIDNAFIETASSLVFRGTMPTLLFIGIVKADLSAALQPELLLFFVIATLVCFAIAWAWAIWRVPHVDRGIYTQGAFRGNNGIVGLALATSMYGDYGLSLGAVLGGVVILCYNVLSAIVLAIYSPGAKTGVLAISKSIVTNPLIIGVLAAIPFAYWQIPLPAWLMTSGQYFAQMTLPLALICIGGTLSLNSLRRSSGVAVGSSLMKMVWLPLISTLGAWLWGFRDADLAILFLYFASPTAAASFVMARAVGANHELAAAIIVITTLAAVVTTNIGLLILQWGGWI
- a CDS encoding response regulator transcription factor translates to MSEESLFEGEEQPHLLLVDDDPTFTRVMARAMSRRGLRVSTASSAEEGLALAKEDLPDYAVVDLKMEGDSGLVLLPKLLELDAEMRVVLLTGYSSIATAVEAIKRGAANYLCKPADADDVLTALLSEHADLDSLVPENPMSVDRLQWEHIQRVLAEHEGNISATARALGMHRRTLQRKLQKRPVRR